A segment of the Streptomyces sp. Tu 2975 genome:
TCCCCGTCGCTGTCACTCGTGCGCGACCACCGCGACCGGCGCCCTGCAGTGGTGCATCGCGGCGTGCGCGACATGCCCGATGTGCGGGACCAGGGGCGCGCGGCGGATGTGCCGGCCGACCACCACGAGGCCCGCGTCGGCGGCCTCGTCGACCAGCACTTGCGCACCGGCGCCCATCACGGGCCGTTCCCTCACCGCCACCGCCGGGTTCTCCTGCCGCCAGGGCCGCAGTGCCGCGCCGAGGGCGGTCGCCGCCTCGCGCCCGGCCTCGGCCCGGGCCTCGTCGGAGTGGGCGAACACCAGGGGCAGCTTCCAGCCGTGCACGGCGCGCAGGGTGCATCCGCGCCGGGCCGCCTCCTCGAAGGCGAAGGTGAGAACGGAGCCGGCGGGGCGGTGGAGGTCCACGCCGACCACGACCTCCTTGTCCGTGCCGTGCCCGTGTGCGCTGCCGTCGGCGCGTACGACGACGACCGGTGCCGTCGTGGCGGCGACGGTCGCCAGACCGACGGAGCCCATGAGAGCGCCCATCACGGTCCCCAGCCCTCGCGATCCGAGCACCAGCACTTCCGCGTCGGCGGCCTCGACGGCGAGTGCGCCCGCGGGCCGTCCCGACATCCGGCGCCCGGAGATCCGAAGCCCCGGGTGGGCGAGCCGCAGTTCGTCCATCGCGCCTTCCAGCAGCCTGTCCGCCCAGTCCCGGTGG
Coding sequences within it:
- a CDS encoding universal stress protein; translation: MTGHVTVGLDNSPESLAAAHWAAREAVLRGADLLLVHVEEWPLPVAVAMPTVTRDDHRDWADRLLEGAMDELRLAHPGLRISGRRMSGRPAGALAVEAADAEVLVLGSRGLGTVMGALMGSVGLATVAATTAPVVVVRADGSAHGHGTDKEVVVGVDLHRPAGSVLTFAFEEAARRGCTLRAVHGWKLPLVFAHSDEARAEAGREAATALGAALRPWRQENPAVAVRERPVMGAGAQVLVDEAADAGLVVVGRHIRRAPLVPHIGHVAHAAMHHCRAPVAVVAHE